The Daucus carota subsp. sativus chromosome 9, DH1 v3.0, whole genome shotgun sequence genome window below encodes:
- the LOC135149307 gene encoding uncharacterized protein LOC135149307: MKVKQQRPCRYVGPSTPQPLPPPPQMKSRPPLPPPSPPPPPIINDFDCALIASKKVEVSCHFSCSSVGGTTSFIACRNKKKKADDTTIFNIPRSLLHKIFLGIPALTLRSMTKRVCKEWNDIISDSVFVGDHSKLNPSGGFLVQKFVHGKTYPSQSYFAEIGYDTNAVTIHPANLEFKTVIASSGGFLYIEECAPTPKFSILEPVSGKKLNLPPSPKPGASLMFSGFAQDRNTGIYKLVHFYSAPAGEGCFVLTLGVERQWRPIDDQHFRYYSNLKKKTISAGRYVYCATFLFCYFDIFTFDLETEEISYFPTTYVGNDISYYLLPMEDSLSLVVDCRNYIWGVWKFNNFNRPVWERILEIDLSALRLLIERELSKGHVSIEPIAWLRNGELILFRLTYPSQCCIAYDVRKEDSFWFEFPDDVNTGISAYFNINGIFSLNKP; the protein is encoded by the exons ATGAAAGTAAAGCAACAACGACCTTGTAGGTATGTTGGGCCTAGTACTCCACAACCACTGCCACCGCCACCGCAAATGAAATCTCGTCCTCCActtccacctccatctccacctccaccccCCATCATCAATGATTTCGATTGTGCTTTAATAGCATCCAAG AAGGTTGAGGTCTCTTGTCACTTCTCTTGTTCCTCCGTGGGTGGTACCACTTCCTTCATTGCTTGCagaaataagaagaaaaaggcGGATGATACCACTATATTCAACATCCCCAGATCATTATTGCATAAGATATTTCTTGGGATACCAGCCCTGACCCTTAGGAGTATGACCAAACGCGTTTGTAAAGAATGGAATGACATAATCTCGGACTCAGTCTTCGTCGGAGATCACTCTAAACTTAATCCAAGTGGAGGGTTTCTGGTTCAAAAGTTTGTACATGGTAAAACATATCCATCACAGTCCTATTTCGCTGAGATCGGTTATGACACTAATGCCGTAACCATCCATCCAGCAAACCTAGAATTCAAAACCGTTATTGCCAGTTCTGGAGGTTTTCTATATATTGAAGAATGTGCACCAACTCCAAAATTCTCAATTTTGGAACCTGTAAGTGGGAAAAAACTGAACCTACCCCCTTCACCAAAACCAGGTGCAAGTCTTATGTTTTCAGGATTTGCACAGGATCGTAATACTGGAATATACAAGCTTGTGCATTTTTATAGTGCCCCTGCCGGTGAAGGTTGTTTTGTCCTAACTCTTGGTGTCGAACGTCAGTGGAGACCTATAGATGATCAACATTTTAGATACTACTCCAACCTAAAAAAAAAGACAATCTCTGCTGGAAGATATGTTTATTGTGCAACTTTCTTATTTTGTTACTTTGATATCTTTACCTTCGACCTTGAAACTGAGGAAATATCTTATTTCCCTACTACATATGTAGGGAATGATATTAGCTACTATTTGCTTCCCATGGAAGATTCCCTGTCATTAGTGGTTGATTGCAGAAATTACATATGGGGAGTTTGGAAATTTAATAACTTTAACCGTCCTGTTTGGGAAAGGATCTTAGAGATCGATTTATCAGCGCTGAGACTTTTGATTGAGAGAGAACTTTCTAAAGGCCATGTTTCCATTGAACCAATAGCCTGGTTGAGGAATGGTGAGTTGATCCTTTTTCGCCTTACTTATCCATCCCAGTGCTGCATTGCTTATGATGTTAGGAAAGAGGATTCCTTTTGGTTTGAGTTCCCAGATGATGTGAATACTGGAATATCAGCATACTTCAATATCAATGGGATCTTTTCTCTTAACAAGCCTTAG
- the LOC108201139 gene encoding putative F-box protein At4g17780: MKLKQERPSRYVPSRSPTPSPSPSPSPSPSPPPSPVRHPSRVWSPPPAPPLPPILNDTDRALIASRMVEVSCPFSCSSLGGTTSVIASRNRKRKADDTTICNIPTSLLHNIFLLIPALTLRSMTKLVCKEWNYIISNSNFVKDHSTRNASGGFLVQKCVHGKTSQSYLVEIRDDTNAVTIHPTNLVFETVIATSGGFLYVKESRGTSKLSIMEAVSGKKLNLPPSPQPRAWLLFSGFAQDRSTGIYKVVRLYTVASDNFCFVLSLGVEHQWRPIDVRSFYCKSFKTMTICAGRYVYCATRSGSCYFDIITFDAETESIYYFPTTYVKIGYDYTLLRMEDSLSLMSCNRNYKWKVWRFNISNPHVWERIYKIDLSEQRLLIERELSKGDVFIKPIAWLRNGELILFRLTYPSQCCIAYDVGKGDSFWFEFPDDGDTGKTVYFNISEIFSLNKP, translated from the exons ATGAAATTAAAACAAGAACGACCCTCTAGGTATGTTCCGTCTAGATCACCAACTCCATCTCCATCCCCATCgccatctccatctccatccCCACCTCCATCCCCAGTTAGGCATCCATCTAGGGTTTGGTCTCCACCTCCAGCTCCACCTCTACCACCAATTCTCAATGATACTGACCGCGCTTTAATAGCATCCAGG ATGGTTGAAGTCTCTTGTCCCTTCTCTTGTTCCTCCCTGGGTGGTACCACTTCGGTCATTGCTAGCAGAAACAGGAAGAGAAAGGCTGATGATACCACTATATGCAATATCCCCACTTCATTATTGcataatatatttcttttgataCCAGCCCTGACCCTTCGGAGTATGACCAAACTTGTCTGTAAAGAATGGAATTACATAATCTCTAACTCAAACTTTGTCAAGGATCACTCTACTCGTAATGCAAGTGGAGGGTTTCTGGTTCAAAAGTGTGTACATGGTAAAACTTCACAGTCCTATTTGGTTGAGATCCGTGATGACACTAATGCGGTAACCATCCATCCAACAAACCTAGTGTTTGAAACCGTTATTGCCACTTCTGGAGGTTTTCTATATGTGAAAGAAAGTAGAGGAACTTCAAAATTGTCAATTATGGAAGCTGTAAGTGGAAAAAAGCTGAACCTACCACCTTCACCACAACCAAGAGCATGGCTTCTGTTTTCTGGTTTCGCACAGGATCGAAGTACTGGAATATACAAGGTTGTGCGCTTATATACTGTCGCTAgtgataatttttgttttgtctTATCACTTGGTGTCGAACATCAGTGGAGACCTATAGATGTTCGGTCTTTTTACTGCAAATCCTTCAAGACAATGACAATCTGTGCTGGAAGATATGTTTACTGCGCAACAAGGTCAGGCTCTTGTTACTTTGACATCATTACCTTCGACGCAGAAACTGAATCAATATATTACTTCCCTACAACATATGTAAAGATTGGTTATGACTACACTTTGCTTCGGATGGAAGATTCCCTGTCATTAATGTCTTGCAACAGAAATTACAAATGGAAAGTGTGGAGATTCAATATCTCTAATCCTCATGTTTGGGAAAGGATTTATAAGATTGATTTGTCAGAGCAAAGACTTTTGATTGAGAGAGAACTTTCAAAAGGCGATGTCTTCATTAAACCAATAGCCTGGTTGAGGAATGGTGAGTTGATCCTTTTTCGCCTGACTTATCCATCCCAGTGCTGCATCGCTTATGATGTGGGGAAAGGGGATTCATTTTGGTTTGAGTTTCCAGATGATGGGGATACCGGAAAAACGGTATACTTTAATATCAGTGAAATATTTTCCCTCAACAAGCCTTAA
- the LOC135149393 gene encoding uncharacterized protein LOC135149393, with protein MKVKQQRPCRYVGSSTPQPLPPPPQMKSRPPLPPPSPPPPPIINDFDCALIASKKVEVSCHFSCSSVGGTTSFIACRNKKKKADDTTIFNIPRSLLHKIFLGIPALTLRSMTKRVCKEWNDIISDSVFVGDHSKLNPSGGFLVQKFVHGKTYPSQSYFAEIGYDTNAVTIHPANLEFKTVIASSGGFLYIEECAPTPKFSILEPVSGKKLNLPPSPKPGASLMFSGFAQDRNTGIYKLVHFYSAPAGEGCFVLTLGVERQWRPIDDQHFRYYSNLKKKTISAGRYVYCATFLFCYFDIFTFDLETEEISYFPTTYVGNDISYYLLPMEDSLSLVVDCRNYIWGVWKFNNFNRPVWERILEIDLSALRLLIERELSLQQKRVNMTANFRSYLTKFDYPLSNLAKFDRNLLVLNSLVEFNIFGHI; from the exons ATGAAAGTAAAGCAACAACGACCTTGTAGGTATGTTGGGTCTAGTACTCCACAACCACTGCCACCGCCACCGCAAATGAAATCTCGTCCTCCActtccacctccatctccacctccaccccCCATCATCAATGATTTCGATTGTGCTTTAATAGCATCCAAG AAGGTTGAGGTCTCTTGTCACTTCTCTTGTTCCTCCGTGGGTGGTACCACTTCCTTCATTGCTTGCagaaataagaagaaaaaggcGGATGATACCACTATATTCAACATCCCCAGATCATTATTGCATAAGATATTTCTTGGGATACCAGCCCTGACCCTTAGGAGTATGACCAAACGCGTTTGTAAAGAATGGAATGACATAATCTCGGACTCAGTCTTCGTCGGAGATCACTCTAAACTTAATCCAAGTGGAGGGTTTCTGGTTCAAAAGTTTGTACATGGTAAAACATATCCATCACAGTCCTATTTCGCTGAGATCGGTTATGACACTAATGCCGTAACCATCCATCCAGCAAACCTAGAATTCAAAACCGTTATTGCCAGTTCTGGAGGTTTTCTATATATTGAAGAATGTGCACCAACTCCAAAATTCTCAATTTTGGAACCTGTAAGTGGGAAAAAACTGAACCTACCCCCTTCACCAAAACCAGGTGCAAGTCTTATGTTTTCAGGATTTGCACAGGATCGTAATACTGGAATATACAAGCTTGTGCATTTTTATAGTGCCCCTGCCGGTGAAGGTTGTTTTGTCCTAACTCTTGGTGTCGAACGTCAGTGGAGACCTATAGATGATCAACATTTTAGATACTACTCCAACCTAAAAAAAAAGACAATCTCTGCTGGAAGATATGTTTATTGTGCAACTTTCTTATTTTGTTACTTTGATATCTTTACCTTCGACCTTGAAACTGAGGAAATATCTTATTTCCCTACTACATATGTAGGGAATGATATTAGCTACTATTTGCTTCCCATGGAAGATTCCCTGTCATTAGTGGTTGATTGCAGAAATTACATATGGGGAGTTTGGAAATTTAATAACTTTAACCGTCCTGTTTGGGAAAGGATCTTAGAGATCGATTTATCAGCGCTGAGACTTTTGATTGAGAGAGAACtttcactacaacaaaaacgggtAAATATGACCGCCAATTTCCGGtcatatttaactaaatttgactACCCGctgtcaaatttagctaaatttgaccggaatTTGTTGGTCTTAAATAGCTTAGTGGAATTTAAcattttcggtcatatttaa